In a single window of the Cucumis melo cultivar AY chromosome 11, USDA_Cmelo_AY_1.0, whole genome shotgun sequence genome:
- the LOC103498412 gene encoding serine/threonine-protein kinase SRK2E-like isoform X2, translated as MDVPIMHTSDRYELVRDIGSGNFGVARLMRDKHTDELVAVKYIERGDKIDENVQREIINHRSLRHPNIVKFKEVVLTPTHLAIVMEYASGGELFERICNAGRFSEDEARFFFQQLISGVSYCHAMEVCHRDLKLENTLLDGSPAPRLKICDFGYSKSSVLHSQPKSTVGTPAYIAPEVLLKKEYDGKIADVWSCGVTLYVMLVGAYPFEDPEDPKNFRKTIQRILNVQYSIPDYVHISPDCCHLMSRIFVADPAKRISIPEIRKQEWFSKNLPSELAEDEKTNRNINNMVGEEAMDQPPSQSIEEIMQIIEEASVMEAGFQSPNGQYLTGCLDIEEDMEEDLETDAELDLESSGEIVYALT; from the exons ATGGATGTTCCGATCATGCATACAAGTGACCGGTATGAGTTGGTTCGAGATATCGGCTCTGGCAATTTTGGAGTGGCTAGGTTGATGAGAGACAAACATACCGATGAGCTTGTTGCTGTTAAGTACATTGAAAGAGGTGACAAG ATAGATGAAAACGTTCAGAGGGAAATAATAAACCACAGGTCCTTGAGGCACCCCAACATTGTCAAGTTTAAAGAG GTTGTTCTAACACCAACTCATCTAGCCATTGTGATGGAATATGCCTCCGGCGGAGAGTTGTTTGAGCGGATATGTAACGCTGGCCGCTTCAGTGAAGATGAG GCACGATTCTTCTTCCAACAACTTATATCAGGAGTAAGCTACTGTCATGCTATg GAAGTTTGCCATCGAGATCTGAAGTTGGAAAACACACTATTGGATGGAAGTCCTGCCCCACGTCTAAAGATATGCGACTTCGGCTATTCTAAG TCGTCAGTGTTGCATTCTCAACCAAAATCAACGGTGGGAACGCCAGCTTACATAGCTCCTGAAGTCTTACTCAAGAAGGAATACGACGGAAAG ATTGCAGATGTATGGTCTTGTGGGGTAACGTTGTATGTAATGTTGGTTGGAGCATACCCTTTCGAGGATCCAGAAGATCCTAAAAACTTTCGTAAAACTATCCAG AGAATTTTGAACGTTCAATACTCTATTCCGGACTATGTTCATATATCTCCTGATTGTTGCCACCTCATGTCTAGAATTTTTGTTGCCGATCCCGCCAAG AGGATATCAATACCAGAGATTAGAAAACAGGAATGGTTCTCAAAGAACCTACCGAGCGAATTGGCTGAAGATGAGAAGACGAATAGGAACATCAATAATATGGTGGGGGAGGAGGCGATGGATCAACCCCCGTCGCAAAGCATTGAAGAAATCATGCAGATCATCGAGGAAGCGTCAGTGATGGAGGCCGGATTTCAGAGTCCTAATGGACAGTATCTGACAGGGTGTTTGGACATCGAAGAGGACATGGAGGAGGATTTGGAGACGGATGCTGAACTCGACTTGGAAAGCAGTGGTGAGATCGTTTATGCCTTAACGTAG
- the LOC103498412 gene encoding serine/threonine-protein kinase SRK2E-like isoform X1, with translation MDVPIMHTSDRYELVRDIGSGNFGVARLMRDKHTDELVAVKYIERGDKIDENVQREIINHRSLRHPNIVKFKEVVLTPTHLAIVMEYASGGELFERICNAGRFSEDEDNLISAFKFCYAKARFFFQQLISGVSYCHAMEVCHRDLKLENTLLDGSPAPRLKICDFGYSKSSVLHSQPKSTVGTPAYIAPEVLLKKEYDGKIADVWSCGVTLYVMLVGAYPFEDPEDPKNFRKTIQRILNVQYSIPDYVHISPDCCHLMSRIFVADPAKRISIPEIRKQEWFSKNLPSELAEDEKTNRNINNMVGEEAMDQPPSQSIEEIMQIIEEASVMEAGFQSPNGQYLTGCLDIEEDMEEDLETDAELDLESSGEIVYALT, from the exons ATGGATGTTCCGATCATGCATACAAGTGACCGGTATGAGTTGGTTCGAGATATCGGCTCTGGCAATTTTGGAGTGGCTAGGTTGATGAGAGACAAACATACCGATGAGCTTGTTGCTGTTAAGTACATTGAAAGAGGTGACAAG ATAGATGAAAACGTTCAGAGGGAAATAATAAACCACAGGTCCTTGAGGCACCCCAACATTGTCAAGTTTAAAGAG GTTGTTCTAACACCAACTCATCTAGCCATTGTGATGGAATATGCCTCCGGCGGAGAGTTGTTTGAGCGGATATGTAACGCTGGCCGCTTCAGTGAAGATGAG GATAATCTTATATCagcttttaaattttgttatgcAAAGGCACGATTCTTCTTCCAACAACTTATATCAGGAGTAAGCTACTGTCATGCTATg GAAGTTTGCCATCGAGATCTGAAGTTGGAAAACACACTATTGGATGGAAGTCCTGCCCCACGTCTAAAGATATGCGACTTCGGCTATTCTAAG TCGTCAGTGTTGCATTCTCAACCAAAATCAACGGTGGGAACGCCAGCTTACATAGCTCCTGAAGTCTTACTCAAGAAGGAATACGACGGAAAG ATTGCAGATGTATGGTCTTGTGGGGTAACGTTGTATGTAATGTTGGTTGGAGCATACCCTTTCGAGGATCCAGAAGATCCTAAAAACTTTCGTAAAACTATCCAG AGAATTTTGAACGTTCAATACTCTATTCCGGACTATGTTCATATATCTCCTGATTGTTGCCACCTCATGTCTAGAATTTTTGTTGCCGATCCCGCCAAG AGGATATCAATACCAGAGATTAGAAAACAGGAATGGTTCTCAAAGAACCTACCGAGCGAATTGGCTGAAGATGAGAAGACGAATAGGAACATCAATAATATGGTGGGGGAGGAGGCGATGGATCAACCCCCGTCGCAAAGCATTGAAGAAATCATGCAGATCATCGAGGAAGCGTCAGTGATGGAGGCCGGATTTCAGAGTCCTAATGGACAGTATCTGACAGGGTGTTTGGACATCGAAGAGGACATGGAGGAGGATTTGGAGACGGATGCTGAACTCGACTTGGAAAGCAGTGGTGAGATCGTTTATGCCTTAACGTAG
- the LOC103498413 gene encoding probable N-acetyl-gamma-glutamyl-phosphate reductase, chloroplastic yields MTSSTFSSVSCLFKDESQILKLRKRDVGKVFVKCSMSVKSQNPQPEVRIGVLGASGYTGSEIVRLLANHPHFGITLMTADRKAGQPFSSVFPHLFTQDLPDLVAIKDADFSKVDAIFCCLPHGTTQEVIKALPKELKIVDLSADFRLQDPFEYEEWYGQPHRAVDLQKEAVYGLTEILRDKVKGARLVANPGCYPTSIQLPLVPLIKANLIQLGGIIIDSKSGVSGAGRGAKEANLYTEIAEGIYSYGITRHRHVPEIEQGLSEAAKSKVTVSFTPHLMPMIRGMQSTIYVEMAPGITTEDLHQHLKVSYKEEEFVRVLEKGVVPRTHNVRGSNYCHINVFPDRIQGRAIIVSVIDNLVKGASGQALQNLNLMMGFHETTGLLYQPLFP; encoded by the exons ATGACGTCTTCAACCTTCAGTTCTGTTTCCTGTTTATTCAAG GATGAATCACAGATTTTGAAGCTTAGAAAGCGAGATGTAGGGAAGGTGTTTGTTAAATGTTCAATGAGCGTTAAATCTCAAAACCCGCAGCCGGAAGTTCGCATTGGTGTTCTTGGAGCTAGTGGCTACACTGGTTCGGAG ATTGTTAGGCTTCTAGCAAATCATCCACATTTTGGCATTACTCTCATGACGGCTGATAGGAAGGCTGGTCAACCGTTTTCATCAGTCTTTCCTCATCTATTCACACAA GATCTTCCAGATTTGGTAGCCATCAAAGATGCAGACTTTTCAAAGGTGGATGCCATATTTTGCTGCTTGCCACATGGAACAACCCAG GAAGTTATTAAAGCGCTTCCCAAGGAATTAAAGATTGTGGACCTTTCAGCT GACTTCCGTTTGCAAGATCCATTTGAATATGAGGAGTGGTATGGTCAGCCACATAGAGCAGTGGATTTGCAG AAAGAAGCCGTGTATGGTTTGACAGAAATTTTGAGGGATAAAGTCAAGGGTGCTCGTCTTGTAGCCAATCCTGGTTGCTATCCAACATCTATTCAACTTCCTCTTGTACCACTAATAAAG GCTAATCTAATTCAACTTGGGGGCATCATTATTGATTCTAAGTCTGGAGTCAGTGGAGCTG GACGAGGTGCTAAAGAGGCAAATTTATACACGGAAATAGCTGAAGGCATCTACTCTTATGGAATTACCCGCCATCGTCATG TTCCTGAAATTGAGCAGGGACTATCTGAAGCTGCAAAGTCAAAAGTAACTGTCAGTTTTACGCCACACCTAATGCCAATG ATTCGAGGTATGCAATCAACTATATATGTTGAAATGGCTCCAGGGATAACTACTGAGGATTTGCACCAACACTTAAAAGTCTCCTATAAG GAAGAAGAATTTGTACGTGTATTGGAGAAAGGAGTTGTCCCCCGTACTCATAATGTCCGAGGGTCTAATTATTGCCACATCAACGTCTTTCCCGACCGTATTCAAGGAAGAGCGATCATCGTTTCTGTT ATTGATAATCTTGTGAAGGGGGCTTCAGGTCAAGCTCTACAAAATCTTAATTTGATGATGGGATTCCATGAAACTACGGGGCTCCTTTATCAGCCCTTGTTTCCTTAA
- the LOC103498412 gene encoding serine/threonine-protein kinase SRK2E-like isoform X3: protein MDVPIMHTSDRYELVRDIGSGNFGVARLMRDKHTDELVAVKYIERGDKIDENVQREIINHRSLRHPNIVKFKEVVLTPTHLAIVMEYASGGELFERICNAGRFSEDEDNLISAFKFCYAKARFFFQQLISGVSYCHAMEVCHRDLKLENTLLDGSPAPRLKICDFGYSKSSVLHSQPKSTVGTPAYIAPEVLLKKEYDGKIADVWSCGVTLYVMLVGAYPFEDPEDPKNFRKTIQRILNVQYSIPDYVHISPDCCHLMSRIFVADPAKGWSGDKRCLVDNELFHHMHVEDINTRD from the exons ATGGATGTTCCGATCATGCATACAAGTGACCGGTATGAGTTGGTTCGAGATATCGGCTCTGGCAATTTTGGAGTGGCTAGGTTGATGAGAGACAAACATACCGATGAGCTTGTTGCTGTTAAGTACATTGAAAGAGGTGACAAG ATAGATGAAAACGTTCAGAGGGAAATAATAAACCACAGGTCCTTGAGGCACCCCAACATTGTCAAGTTTAAAGAG GTTGTTCTAACACCAACTCATCTAGCCATTGTGATGGAATATGCCTCCGGCGGAGAGTTGTTTGAGCGGATATGTAACGCTGGCCGCTTCAGTGAAGATGAG GATAATCTTATATCagcttttaaattttgttatgcAAAGGCACGATTCTTCTTCCAACAACTTATATCAGGAGTAAGCTACTGTCATGCTATg GAAGTTTGCCATCGAGATCTGAAGTTGGAAAACACACTATTGGATGGAAGTCCTGCCCCACGTCTAAAGATATGCGACTTCGGCTATTCTAAG TCGTCAGTGTTGCATTCTCAACCAAAATCAACGGTGGGAACGCCAGCTTACATAGCTCCTGAAGTCTTACTCAAGAAGGAATACGACGGAAAG ATTGCAGATGTATGGTCTTGTGGGGTAACGTTGTATGTAATGTTGGTTGGAGCATACCCTTTCGAGGATCCAGAAGATCCTAAAAACTTTCGTAAAACTATCCAG AGAATTTTGAACGTTCAATACTCTATTCCGGACTATGTTCATATATCTCCTGATTGTTGCCACCTCATGTCTAGAATTTTTGTTGCCGATCCCGCCAAG GGATGGAGTGGAGACAAAAGATGTTTGGTTGATAATGAATTATTCCACCACATGCATGTAGAGGATATCAATACCAGAGATTAG